DNA from Bos javanicus breed banteng chromosome 1, ARS-OSU_banteng_1.0, whole genome shotgun sequence:
GCTGGTCAGTCAGTtaacaacatttattgagcacctactatgtgcagaGCACTGTACTGGGCACTGTCCAgggaatacaaaaaaataaaagacatggtccctgctctcaaggagcttaCAATCTAGTTCAAAAGACGGAATACATACACATGAGATAATTGAGGAACGCTTTTACAGAGCAACACAGTTTAACAAGTGCAAACTGATATAATACAAACTGAGTACATAAGTGCTCAAAGAACAAAAGCTTAAGAGAGAACAGAATCAGGCAGAATCTGATAATCAAGGAATATTCCTTGAAAGTTCTAAGCCAGATTTTCATAGTTAAGAAAAAGGATTagcagggaaaggaaaagaaagtcacTCTATAGTCAGGTAGTGGTAAAGAGGTGAGAAAAAACTTATTAAAAGGGATAAGAGGGCTGAAGATGAGGCTAAAATATATAGGGAATCACTAAGTGTTCATAAGGTTTTGGATAAGGAGCTTGGATTTGATAAGCAAGCAATAGAAGTCTTCACTAGGtccttaaacataaaaaaaaaaaaaaaaaagttgtaattcATATTGTAATAAATCTAAGGAAAGAGATTAAGAAACTATGCAATCCCCAAATGTATGGCTAAACAAAATTTGAAACACTTGCAACTGGGCTAGATAATAGCATGTCTTTCCATAAATGTTTTATAGGTTGAGTGTCTAAAGGAACAGAACTCAAGGATGGAATATAAGGCATGATGGAGAGGGTGCAATGATGAGGTCTGACACATAAAGCAAAGTCAATTCCTCCTTGAGAAGCAAAGGAACAGACTCCCATTACCTGGCTTTATAAAAAGGTCAGAGTAAATTTGGGTGGACTTGTCTCTATACAAGCAGTAGAATTTGTCATATCCCTTatcaattgaaaatattttaatcagaTAAAAAGCTCATTTAGCCAAAAACACAGAGTATACCAAGCTTGTAATCAAGGGGAACAGAATATATTGACAGTGGCAGGCTGGCATAAGGCTAGCCAATAACAAGTTTCAATATCTGAAACAGTGTGGTATTTCTGGATCCTAGCAGCAATATTTCAGcgtcctccaaaaaaaaaaaaaaaaaaccaaacaaattttaataaaacaaagccataagacaaaaaaaaaagcctcaattGAAAAGatcaaattcttaaaaacaaaaataattgtgtttaaaatatatatgttactgCCAAAACCCGAACCGCAGGAAGAACTGATAATGGCCGGCCATTATCACCAATGGCTGGTACCAAACAGCCAAAACCCGAAATGTTGATGCGAAAGAAGTTCCTTTCAGGCAATGGCCAGCTATTCTCATTAATTTCCAAGCTCCGGTGGCAAAAGATCATTTCTGAAGATTGTCTGTGTCTTTGCGTATATGCAGTACACTCGTGGCGATCAGTGAACGCGTCGTGAATGGAAACGAAACTGTAGGCGAGCTTCTGCGTGTTGCTCACTCAACACCTCCTCCATTCAAACGAACCGTCCCACTCCTCAGTCAGTTTGGCTTCtaaaactggaaagcaaaagtaatgGGAAGTAACTTAGCTAGCGGAGCTTAGCCATCCCGGATAATGGCCTGCTAAACAGAGCTTCTGCCGCTGCCACGTCTGTATTTCGGGTTTTGGCCACTTGGTGCCAGCCATTATCAGTTCAGCCCACAATTCAGGTTTTTGGCACGCTCCAGAGTCAACATCACTGGAGTAATCCatttaagaatgaaaacaaattctGTCTAGCTTACCTCAGTTAGTTCTTCTATAGTAGCTCCTCCTGACTTTTTAGCAACTTTCTCTTCTATTGTAGGTGGGGGTGCAGGCTTTAGGTTTGGTGGTAAAGGAACACCAGCCTTAGCACACATGGCAGCTGCATTAGCTTTGGCTATTTCAAGTAACTGAGCCTTATCTGCaagaggaaaaatacaaaaagcagTTTTCCTGAAAGgctatacattttatattatctaATGTTTTACAtgctaaaaaaattaaaggcaTCAATTTTCTGCCCAAACTTACAGCTGTGATGAAATCATTCTTTGGCTcaaagatttaaagaaataaagaaaatgcccCCTATTTAAGTGAATTAAGTCCGTATTTAGCTTCCCACTCAAACACTATACAAAACAGCTAAACTACACAACTACAATAATCACCCTGCTATACATGCTAACTCCCACACCTGCCAAAGcctactttattttccaaaactaTGGTGCCCCTTAAATTACTCTCCTTCTAAATCTCTTAATAACATTCTAAATCACTCTTTGAGCCCAATTTCAAAACTGCCACCATTTCAAAGTAACAAGTCTTAAGTCAGAATTTAACATTCCTCTCCATTGTGCTCCCGAAATACCTAATCTGTACCAGTATTTACAGCAATCATCACATTCTGCTCTTAGGCAGTTTCACTACTTGGTAAAACAGACATACATGCAttttatctgtgtctcttgtaCTAGCTGGTAatctttatgtttttaataaaaaaagcaCTCAAAAACCATCTGTTAAACTGAATCATTCTCCCCTAAGGTTCTGTCTAGGACTTTTTCTTTAGACTAGTCTGACCTGGAAATGTCCAATCTACTGGGATAATGACAAATTATCCATTAACAGTAGTCATACATTATCCATCAAATTTTAGTCACCTCTGCTCACTTAAAAAAGCAGGAGATATTAGAACACTTCATTTTGTaaaagacagacagactgaaatcACTAACTCCCCACATGCAAAATTCCCTACTCACTTACATTACCCATTATACCCATTAGAATTATCCTCACAAACATTTAACAGTTCTATATGCCATTTTAAGACATgtaactatttaaaaaagaaatgtctgaTTTCAGGCTTATTTGCAAGAACCTATGTTGGAATAATTACAGTAACAACACTTAATTGAACTTCTACTTGCCATTTTTAGTTATGGTATATGGTTCaagcagaaagaaaacattaaagtATGGAAATACTTTGGTTCTAATATACTCCAAAGCTAATCTTTTAAAGCTAATTATAAATGTACTTATTCCCACATTTTCTAAACAGAAGCTAATTACAAAAACTTATAGAAATATTTATCCTCAAAAACCAATAATCCCCAATATGTCATTAAACtcacagaaaaaaattcagattcaAATCATTCTTTAAtaccattaaatatttaaatgactcACTCAAATCTGTGAGACGTTTAGGTGATCTGCCTCTTTCTGAAGACCTGGATCGTTTGCGACGGATTGGAGACCTGCTAAACCTTCTTCTCAAGGGTGTTCGTGATCGCCGTAATCTGACTGGTGATATACTGAAGCTTCGTCTTCTTACCACAGATCTTGATCTTCTCCGACGGCTCGGGGTCCGGCTCCGTCGACTCGGGGTCCGGCTCCGTCTGCTAGGGGTGCGGCTCCTTCGGCTTGGGGTGCGGCTCCTTCGGCTTGGGGTGCGGCTCCTTCGGCTTGGGGTGCGGCTCCGTCGGCTAGGGGAAATGCTAAAGCTCCTTCTCCCCCCGGATCTGGATCTTCTCCTACGACTCGGAGTATGACTCCGGCTCCGACGACTTGGGGTGCGACTTCGAGCTCTACCTGTTTTCCGGTTATCCCTGGAgcttgatctttttctttttctttccctggacTTGGATCTGTGCTTTGGAGATCTTTTGCGCTTCTCTTTTGATACAGATCGCCTTCCCCTGGACTTTGATCTTGacctgctgctcctcctcctgcGTCTTGATCGTGACCGCGAACGTGTTTGAGAGCGATGAGACTTGGACTTAGATGATCTCTTCCTTGCCCTAGAACGAGATTCACTGGTGCGTTTTCGAGATTTGTGTTCAGAAGACTTGGAACGTTTACTTCTCGACCTTAACGAAgagtctcttttcttctctttctcgcCTTTGTCACGgttcttatttttcttgcttttttcatgtgtGTCCTTAACCTTTACAAAAATTTCATAATCATCTTTTTCCTCTGAAGACGACTCTGAAGCTCTTTCTGGTATACTAATTACAACTGGACTGGCAGCAGATTTATCCCGTTCCACCTCACTCGGAAGTAAAGGTCCTTCAATACCAGCTCTAAGGTTTGTAAGACGTTCCATGTCTTTAGGAAGTAATGGTCTCACTAAATCAGCTTCATTAATATCATCAATGCTGGCAGGAAATCCTGAATCAGACAATATCTCTTTAGTAGTGAGAGATACTTCTTTATCTTCTCCACTACTTTCTTTAGGACTGATAGCAGCTGCTAACATCTGGTCACTCTCCTGTACAGGTAATGATCCTTCTGCATCCTTGTTGATAAAATTATTAGATAAATCAGGATGAATGTCTTTAGCAGGCAAAGGTCCCTCTATGTCAGCTTCACTGCCACCACTGGGACTGGTGGAAATTACCATGTCATGTTCAGTATCTTGAGTAGTTAAAGATACTTCACCATCATATTTactaactgaactgagagcagatGCTGTGCCAAATTCAAGATCCTTACCAGTTCCCACTGCTTCAGATTCAAGGACAAGGGGACCAACAGAAGACAGAGTTCCTCCTAGCTCAGTTTCACTAACACTAGGACAGGTATCCAATACTGTGCATTGTTTAGTCTCACTGGTAGGCAAAACTGCCTCTTCACCCATTTCACCAATAGCACCAGTGCTGGCAGCAGACACTGTGCTACATTCCATCTCTTGAGCAATTAAGTGATTATTTATGTTAAGGTCTGTACTTATACAATTTTCAGTTTCATTAGAGCCACTCTTCAGGAGTCCTTCAGCACGTGGCTCTTCCTCTGAATGCATGGCTATCTCCTGCAGGCCAATCTCTGAAGCAATACTTTGATCACCAGATAgtaaattcattccttttataaCACTAGATTCTAATATTACTGCTGTAGACTCTACAACTGTCTCAGCTGGTATTACTTGAGTTTGCTCTGAGACAGTGACAGGAGGCTCTGAAATTGTCACAGTGGACTCTTGGACACAACTAGATGGTTCTGAAACAATCACATTAGGTTGAAGGATGGACACCACTGGTTCCAGAATAGGCACAGTAGGCTCCAGGGTAGAGACAACTGGCACAGCAACAGTAACATGCTCTGGCTCAGACAAGGCCAGGGGCTCTGGTACAGCCTCAGCTGGTGGGTCCAGGACAGCCACAGCTGGAGGGTCCTGGACAGCTGCAGCTGGAGGGTCTAGGACAGCCTCAGCCTGTGGCTCTGGGACAGCCACGGTTGATGTCTCTGAAACAATCCCAGCTGGGTGCTCTGGAACAGCCATGGCTGGCAGATCtacagtgctctgtgatggctcTGCAATAGGTACTGCTGGCTCCAGCAGAGACATAGATACCTCTGAGGCAGTCTGTCCTGAAGCCCTCATGGAATCATAAGTTTCTGCTGTCTCTGACATAATAGAAGGCTCTGATGTTAACACAGTTGGTTCAGCTGATGTTGTGGGAGTTTCAGACACCATGTAAGTCACTGGTCTCTCTGCAACCATTTCATGCTCTTCTGCTCCAGCAGCAGACTCTACAGGTGTTGACATAACTGAAGACTCTGGCTCTAGCTGTGGTTCTGGAACAGTCACGTCAGCCTCTGATGCTAACACTGAAGGCTCCGATGCTGACACTGAATAATTAGCAGTCACTGCCAAAGGCTCCGCAATCTCACTTTGACTCACAGGAGGTTCAGGCAGCGATACAGACTCTTCAGGAGGTAATGCTGGCACCTCAGCAGACCATGTATTTTCAGCTGTTAATGCTGACTGCTCAGCGGCTAACACTGGACCCTCTGGTGGTTCCTCAGGAGGCAATGGTGGTGTCATTGGTGGCTCTTCAGGTGGCAATGGTGGCATTGTTGGAGGCTCTTCAGGAGGCAAAGGTGGCACCATATATGCCTCCGTGTATGTATCAGTATAAGAATCGGTGTAAGAATCAGCTGCCATAGACATCATTGAACGATCAGCAGTATAAGATGACATCATAGATCGGTCAGCTGCAGAGTACGATGACATCATAGACCGGTCAGCAGCAGAGTACGATGACATCATAGACCGGTCAGCACCCATGGACATCATAGATCGGTCAGCCATTGGGGACATCATGGAGCGCTCGTAGGCTGACATCATAGAGCGTTCATAAGCTGACATCATAGAGCGCTCAGCCATAGGGGACATCATAGAGCGCTCATAGGCTGACATCATAGAGCGCTCGTAGGCGGACATCATAGAACGCTCAGCCATAGGGGACATCATAGACCGCTCATAAGACATCATAGAGCGTTCATAAGATGACATCATGGAACGTTCTGCAGCATAGGACATCATCATAGAACGTCTAGATGCTAACATCAGGGGTCTAGGTGCTAACCTATATGGCCTGGGAGCTATTCTATAGGACCTGGGTGCTATCCTATAGGGTCTAGGTGACATCCTATAGGGATCAGGAGTTAGTCTGTAGGGATCATGGCCTAATCTATAGGGGTCCTGCCCTAACCTGTAGGCATCATGACCTAGCCTGTAAGGGTCATGACCTAACCTATACGGATCCTGAGCTAATCTGTAAGGATCCTGAGCTAACCTGTAGGGATCAGGAGATTTTGAACCCAACATAGCAGAATCTTGGGTACTAGATGCTAACATCTGGGCATCCATGGTACCAGACGCTAACATCTGAGCATCCATGGAGCCAGAAGCTAACATCTGAGAGTCCATAGTGCCAGATGCTAACATCTGGGAGTCCATAGAGCTAGTGGCTAACATCTGGGAGTCCATGGTGCTGGTTGCTAACATCTGGGAGTCCATGGAGCTGGTTGCTAACATCTGGGAGTCCATGGAGCTGGTTGCTAACATCTGGGAGTCCATGGAGCTGGTTGCTAACATCTGGGAGTCCATGGAGCTGGTTGCTAACATCTGGGAGTCCATGGAGCTGGTTGCTAGCATCTGAGAGTCCATGGAGCTGGTTGCTAACATCTGAGAGTCCATGGAGCTGGTTGCTAACATCTGGGAGTCCATGGAGCTGGTTGCTAACATCTGGGAGTCCATGGTGCTAGAGGCTAACATCTGGGAGTCCATAGTGTTGGATGCTAGCATTTGAGAGTCCATGGTGTTGGACGCTAGCATTTGGGAGTCCATGGTGTTGGATGCTAACATATGGGTCTCCATGGTGTTAGAAGCTAACATATGGGATTCTTGGGCCATCAAGGGATCCACTCCTACTGTTACAGAAGTCTCCCCCACTAATGTAGTAGGCAGCTCCTGTGCTACCGTATTATAGGATTCCAGCGCTGTCGTCGAGGGCACCTCCAGGGACTGCGACACGGTCATCGTTGACAGCTCCGTTGTCACCACAGACTGAACAGAGATCTCCAGCGCCACAGTTGCCACAGGCTGCCCAGGCAACTCTGGCGCCCCAGGTTGCCCTGGCAACTCCAGCACCCCTGTTGCCAAAGGCTGCCCCAGAAGCTCCAGTGCTCCAGCTGCCCCAGACTGCCCCGAGAACTCCAGTGCCCCAGCTGCCATGAGCTGCCCAGGCAACTCCAGTGCCCCAGTTGCCACAGGCTGCCCCGACAACTCCAGTGCCCTAGTTGCCGAAGGCAGCCCTGGCAACTCTGGCACCCCAGTCACCGAAGGCTGCCCTGACAACTCCAGCGCTGTCGTTGCCACCGGCTGTCCCGGCAACTCCAGCACCATTGCCGCCTCAGGCTGCCCCAGCAACCCTGTTGCCGTTGTCACCTCAGGCTGCCCAGGATGTTCCACCGCTGTCATCCCCACAGGCTGCTCCAATTCTGTCGTCGTCACAGGTTGTTCGGTCAACTCCATTGCTACTGTTACCACAGGCTGCCCTGGCAACTCTACTGCTGTTGTCACTGCAGGCAGCCCTGGCAACTCCTGTGCCATCACAGGTGGCTCTGGTACCTCCTGTGGTGGctccaaccccatggatggtgCTGGAAGCCCTGACAATTCCTGTGACAACTGTGGCACTGATGTCACAGAGGGCCCCGCCAACTCGGGCACTGCTGTCGCAGGGGGCCCTAGCAACTCAGGCACTGGGGTAGAAAGGGGCCCTGGCAACTCTGGCGCCGGGGTAGCAGAGGGCCCAGGTAACTCCAGCACTGGAGTCACAGGGGGCCCCTGCAACTCCGGCATGGAGGTCGCAGGTGGCCCCGGCAACTCCATCACTGAGGCCACCGACGACTCCTGCAGCTCCAACGCTGTGGTCTTGGGCagctccagcatctcctgcgGTCGTGTCATGGATGAATCTGCAATCTCTGACGGTCCTTCTACAGGCTGCTCTGGCAATCTTAGCACTTCAGTTGCTGACGACTCTGGAAAATCCATTGCTGTTGACGTGCTTGGCTCAGGGTGCACCTCAGTAGGTGTCTCTGATGACACAAGAGTTTCTGATAGCTCTAGCACTTTTGCTACTGGAGGCTCTAGCAACATGATCTTTGATGGCTCTGGAGGTGTGCTCTCCAAAGATTTCTGCACAGATTTCATCTGACACTCCACTGACACTGTTACCACTGGCTCAGATGACTTTAGCACTACTGTTGTTGTAGGCACTGGTGCTGTTGCAAAGGAATCCAGAATCTTTGTTGTGGATGGTTCCAGCATTACTGCCACAGACTGCTCTGACGGCATTGAGACTACTGACGTAGATGCAACTGACAGTTCTGTATGTTTTGTAGCTGGCGTCAAAGTTTCTAAGATGTGTGGCTCTGAGACCTCCATCGAAACTACAGGAGGTTCAAGCACAACTGCAGGAGATTCACTGGTATCATACAGGCCAAATGCTCTTACAGAATGCTCCA
Protein-coding regions in this window:
- the SON gene encoding protein SON isoform X3 translates to MATNIEQIFRSFVVSKFREIQQELSSGRSEGQLNGETNTPIEGNQAGDAAASARNLPNEDIVQKIEEVLSGVLDTELRYKPDLKEASRKSRCVSVQTDPTDEIPTKKSKKHKKHKNKKKKKKKEKEKKYKRQSEESESKPKSHHDGNIESDSFLKFDSEPSEMALEHSVRAFGLYDTSESPAVVLEPPVVSMEVSEPHILETLTPATKHTELSVASTSVVSMPSEQSVAVMLEPSTTKILDSFATAPVPTTTVVLKSSEPVVTVSVECQMKSVQKSLESTPPEPSKIMLLEPPVAKVLELSETLVSSETPTEVHPEPSTSTAMDFPESSATEVLRLPEQPVEGPSEIADSSMTRPQEMLELPKTTALELQESSVASVMELPGPPATSMPELQGPPVTPVLELPGPSATPAPELPGPLSTPVPELLGPPATAVPELAGPSVTSVPQLSQELSGLPAPSMGLEPPQEVPEPPVMAQELPGLPAVTTAVELPGQPVVTVAMELTEQPVTTTELEQPVGMTAVEHPGQPEVTTATGLLGQPEAAMVLELPGQPVATTALELSGQPSVTGVPELPGLPSATRALELSGQPVATGALELPGQLMAAGALEFSGQSGAAGALELLGQPLATGVLELPGQPGAPELPGQPVATVALEISVQSVVTTELSTMTVSQSLEVPSTTALESYNTVAQELPTTLVGETSVTVGVDPLMAQESHMLASNTMETHMLASNTMDSQMLASNTMDSQMLASNTMDSQMLASSTMDSQMLATSSMDSQMLATSSMDSQMLATSSMDSQMLATSSMDSQMLATSSMDSQMLATSSMDSQMLATSSMDSQMLATSSMDSQMLATSTMDSQMLATSSMDSQMLASGTMDSQMLASGSMDAQMLASGTMDAQMLASSTQDSAMLGSKSPDPYRLAQDPYRLAQDPYRLGHDPYRLGHDAYRLGQDPYRLGHDPYRLTPDPYRMSPRPYRIAPRSYRIAPRPYRLAPRPLMLASRRSMMMSYAAERSMMSSYERSMMSYERSMMSPMAERSMMSAYERSMMSAYERSMMSPMAERSMMSAYERSMMSAYERSMMSPMADRSMMSMGADRSMMSSYSAADRSMMSSYSAADRSMMSSYTADRSMMSMAADSYTDSYTDTYTEAYMVPPLPPEEPPTMPPLPPEEPPMTPPLPPEEPPEGPVLAAEQSALTAENTWSAEVPALPPEESVSLPEPPVSQSEIAEPLAVTANYSVSASEPSVLASEADVTVPEPQLEPESSVMSTPVESAAGAEEHEMVAERPVTYMVSETPTTSAEPTVLTSEPSIMSETAETYDSMRASGQTASEVSMSLLEPAVPIAEPSQSTVDLPAMAVPEHPAGIVSETSTVAVPEPQAEAVLDPPAAAVQDPPAVAVLDPPAEAVPEPLALSEPEHVTVAVPVVSTLEPTVPILEPVVSILQPNVIVSEPSSCVQESTVTISEPPVTVSEQTQVIPAETVVESTAVILESSVIKGMNLLSGDQSIASEIGLQEIAMHSEEEPRAEGLLKSGSNETENCISTDLNINNHLIAQEMECSTVSAASTGAIGEMGEEAVLPTSETKQCTVLDTCPSVSETELGGTLSSVGPLVLESEAVGTGKDLEFGTASALSSVSKYDGEVSLTTQDTEHDMVISTSPSGGSEADIEGPLPAKDIHPDLSNNFINKDAEGSLPVQESDQMLAAAISPKESSGEDKEVSLTTKEILSDSGFPASIDDINEADLVRPLLPKDMERLTNLRAGIEGPLLPSEVERDKSAASPVVISIPERASESSSEEKDDYEIFVKVKDTHEKSKKNKNRDKGEKEKKRDSSLRSRSKRSKSSEHKSRKRTSESRSRARKRSSKSKSHRSQTRSRSRSRRRRRSSRSRSKSRGRRSVSKEKRKRSPKHRSKSRERKRKRSSSRDNRKTGRARSRTPSRRSRSHTPSRRRRSRSGGRRSFSISPSRRSRTPSRRSRTPSRRSRTPSRRSRTPSRRSRTPSRRSRTPSRRRRSRSVVRRRSFSISPVRLRRSRTPLRRRFSRSPIRRKRSRSSERGRSPKRLTDLNKAQLLEIAKANAAAMCAKAGVPLPPNLKPAPPPTIEEKVAKKSGGATIEELTEKCKQIAQSKEDDDVIVNKPHVSDEEEEEPPFYHHPFKLSEPKPIFFNLNIAAAKPTPPKSQVTLTKEFPVSSGSQHRKKEADSVYGEWVPVEKNGEENKDDDNVFSSNLPSEPVDISTAMSERALAQKRLSENAFDLEAMSMLNRAQERIDAWAQLNSIPGQFTGSTGVQVLTQEQLANTGAQAWIKKGQILVAVFLPRSVPALLFTTLLLPRPRISS
- the SON gene encoding protein SON isoform X2, with amino-acid sequence MATNIEQIFRSFVVSKFREIQQELSSGRSEGQLNGETNTPIEGNQAGDAAASARNLPNEDIVQKIEEVLSGVLDTELRYKPDLKEASRKSRCVSVQTDPTDEIPTKKSKKHKKHKNKKKKKKKEKEKKYKRQSEESESKPKSHHDGNIESDSFLKFDSEPSEMALEHSVRAFGLYDTSESPAVVLEPPVVSMEVSEPHILETLTPATKHTELSVASTSVVSMPSEQSVAVMLEPSTTKILDSFATAPVPTTTVVLKSSEPVVTVSVECQMKSVQKSLESTPPEPSKIMLLEPPVAKVLELSETLVSSETPTEVHPEPSTSTAMDFPESSATEVLRLPEQPVEGPSEIADSSMTRPQEMLELPKTTALELQESSVASVMELPGPPATSMPELQGPPVTPVLELPGPSATPAPELPGPLSTPVPELLGPPATAVPELAGPSVTSVPQLSQELSGLPAPSMGLEPPQEVPEPPVMAQELPGLPAVTTAVELPGQPVVTVAMELTEQPVTTTELEQPVGMTAVEHPGQPEVTTATGLLGQPEAAMVLELPGQPVATTALELSGQPSVTGVPELPGLPSATRALELSGQPVATGALELPGQLMAAGALEFSGQSGAAGALELLGQPLATGVLELPGQPGAPELPGQPVATVALEISVQSVVTTELSTMTVSQSLEVPSTTALESYNTVAQELPTTLVGETSVTVGVDPLMAQESHMLASNTMETHMLASNTMDSQMLASNTMDSQMLASNTMDSQMLASSTMDSQMLATSSMDSQMLATSSMDSQMLATSSMDSQMLATSSMDSQMLATSSMDSQMLATSSMDSQMLATSSMDSQMLATSSMDSQMLATSTMDSQMLATSSMDSQMLASGTMDSQMLASGSMDAQMLASGTMDAQMLASSTQDSAMLGSKSPDPYRLAQDPYRLAQDPYRLGHDPYRLGHDAYRLGQDPYRLGHDPYRLTPDPYRMSPRPYRIAPRSYRIAPRPYRLAPRPLMLASRRSMMMSYAAERSMMSSYERSMMSYERSMMSPMAERSMMSAYERSMMSAYERSMMSPMAERSMMSAYERSMMSAYERSMMSPMADRSMMSMGADRSMMSSYSAADRSMMSSYSAADRSMMSSYTADRSMMSMAADSYTDSYTDTYTEAYMVPPLPPEEPPTMPPLPPEEPPMTPPLPPEEPPEGPVLAAEQSALTAENTWSAEVPALPPEESVSLPEPPVSQSEIAEPLAVTANYSVSASEPSVLASEADVTVPEPQLEPESSVMSTPVESAAGAEEHEMVAERPVTYMVSETPTTSAEPTVLTSEPSIMSETAETYDSMRASGQTASEVSMSLLEPAVPIAEPSQSTVDLPAMAVPEHPAGIVSETSTVAVPEPQAEAVLDPPAAAVQDPPAVAVLDPPAEAVPEPLALSEPEHVTVAVPVVSTLEPTVPILEPVVSILQPNVIVSEPSSCVQESTVTISEPPVTVSEQTQVIPAETVVESTAVILESSVIKGMNLLSGDQSIASEIGLQEIAMHSEEEPRAEGLLKSGSNETENCISTDLNINNHLIAQEMECSTVSAASTGAIGEMGEEAVLPTSETKQCTVLDTCPSVSETELGGTLSSVGPLVLESEAVGTGKDLEFGTASALSSVSKYDGEVSLTTQDTEHDMVISTSPSGGSEADIEGPLPAKDIHPDLSNNFINKDAEGSLPVQESDQMLAAAISPKESSGEDKEVSLTTKEILSDSGFPASIDDINEADLVRPLLPKDMERLTNLRAGIEGPLLPSEVERDKSAASPVVISIPERASESSSEEKDDYEIFVKVKDTHEKSKKNKNRDKGEKEKKRDSSLRSRSKRSKSSEHKSRKRTSESRSRARKRSSKSKSHRSQTRSRSRSRRRRRSSRSRSKSRGRRSVSKEKRKRSPKHRSKSRERKRKRSSSRDNRKTGRARSRTPSRRSRSHTPSRRRRSRSGGRRSFSISPSRRSRTPSRRSRTPSRRSRTPSRRSRTPSRRSRTPSRRSRTPSRRRRSRSVVRRRSFSISPVRLRRSRTPLRRRFSRSPIRRKRSRSSERGRSPKRLTDLNKAQLLEIAKANAAAMCAKAGVPLPPNLKPAPPPTIEEKVAKKSGGATIEELTEKCKQIAQSKEDDDVIVNKPHVSDEEEEEPPFYHHPFKLSEPKPIFFNLNIAAAKPTPPKSQVTLTKEFPVSSGSQHRKKEADSVYGEWVPVEKNGEENKDDDNVFSSNLPSEPVDISTAMSERALAQKRLSENAFDLEAMSMLNRAQERIDAWAQLNSIPGQFTGSTGVQVLTQEQLANTGAQAWIKKDQFLRAAPVTGGMGAVLMRKMGWKEGEGLGKNKEGNKEPILVDFKTDRKGLVAVGERAQKRSGNFSAAMKDLSGKHPVSALMEICNKRRWQPPEFLLVHDSGPDHRKHFLFRVLRNGSPYQPNCMFFLNRY